The proteins below come from a single Chrysoperla carnea chromosome 1, inChrCarn1.1, whole genome shotgun sequence genomic window:
- the LOC123305223 gene encoding sialin isoform X1 produces MMEENSVYGNPLVYKVADSEKSVAICLRERLCGNIPARVVLYFLSWSGFLVSFMLRTDINLAIVAMVKFRPPTDNDTSPDTCIDPDLIITNNGSLPTDGEFDWSSSIQSSILGSFYWAYIISQVIGGLATQKLGTKRVFGYAQLCTAFGSLLMPLAADTHYGAVIALRFLQGFASGLTWPAMYAVVGHWIPTAERSRFMSSFQGFSIGIGLTYPLCGFLIAHFGWRSVFYTTGSIGIAWCFIWYMLAFDSPETHPRISTSERQYIADNTVQTLASSRKQKVPWKKILTSMPAWSIGITTFGRIWVHYTFIIPGPSYMKSILGFHIQENGILSGAPFILSYLSSVVFCYMADQLVNRKWMSLKNVRKLFTALAQVVPGILCVLIGYLGCDVIPVLIVWFIAVTMITAAYAGAMANIVDISPNFAGPVLAFAQTIHMSASFLSPIAAGYWTSDGHTLTAWRGIFITAGVVAVATYLVYQIFGSAEVQPWNNPDASSANDAETASMMDTNDENKLKDEEKNNPTA; encoded by the exons gtAACATTCCAGCCCGTGTagtattatactttttatcaTGGTCTGGATTTTTAGTATCGTTTATGTTACGTACGGATATAAATTTGGCTATAGTGGCTATGGTTAAATTTCGTCCACCTACTGACAATGATACAAGTCCTGACACTTGTATTGATCCAGACTTAATCATCACAAATAATGGTTCT CTACCAACTGATGGTGAATTTGATTGGTCTAGTAGTATACAATCTTCAATACTTGGATCATTTTATTGGGCGTATATAATATCACAAGTGATTGGTGGATTAGCTACTCAAAAATTGGGAACTAAACGTGTTTTTGGATATGCTCAATTATGTACAGCGTTTGGAAGTTTGTTAATGCCATTAGCAGCGGATACACATTATGGTGCCGTAATTGCTTTACGATTTCTACAAGGATTTGCTTCT GGTTTAACTTGGCCAGCAATGTATGCTGTCGTAGGACATTGGATACCAACAGCAGAACGAAGCCGCTTCATGTCATCATTCCAAG gATTTAGCATTGGTATTGGCTTAACATACCCATTATGTGGATTTTTGATTGCACACTTTGGATGGCGATCAGTATTTTATACCACAGGCAGTATAGGAATAGCATGGTGTTTTATTTGGTACATGTTAGCTTTTGATAGCCCTGAAACTCATCCAAGAATTTCAACAAGTGAACGACAATATATTGCTGATAATACAGTTCAAACTTTAGCATCTAGCCGa aaacaaaaagtACCTTggaaaaaaatacttacatcAATGCCTGCTTGGTCAATTGGTATTACAACATTTGGTCGAATATGGGTccattatacatttattatacccGGTCCAAGTTACATGAAAAGTATCCTTGGATTTCATATACAGGAG AATGGAATACTATCAGGTGCTCCATTTATCTTATCCTATCTATCAAGCGTAGTATTTTGTTACATGGCTGATCAATTAGTGAATCGTAAATGGATGTCATTAAAGAATGTACGGAAATTATTTACAGCGCTCGCACAAGTAGTACCTGGAATCCTATGTGTCCTAATTGGTTATTTAGGTTGTGACGTAATCCCTGTTTTAATTGTATGGTTTATTGCTGTTACAATGATTACAGCCGCCTATGCAGGAGCAATGGCAAATATTGTAGATATCTCACCAAATTTTGCTG GACCAGTACTTGCATTCGCACAAACTATACATATGAGCGCTAGTTTTTTGTCACCTATTGCTGCAGGATATTGGACTAGCGATGGG cACACATTGACAGCATGGCGAGGTATTTTCATAACTGCAGGCGTGGTAGCAGTAGCAACGTATCTCGTATACCAAATATTTGGTTCTGCTGAAGTACAACCATGGAATAATCCAGATGCATCAAGTGCAAATGATGCAGAAACAGCAAGTATGATGGATACCAATGATGAAAATAAACTCAAAGACGAAGAGAAAAACAATCCTACGGCATAa
- the LOC123305224 gene encoding thioredoxin-2, whose amino-acid sequence MATIHVKDQSEFNSKLEEAGEKLVVVDFFATWCGPCKLIAPKLEELSAELAEKIVIIKVDVDECEDLAATYNISSMPTFVFIKNKTQVDSFSGANYDKLKLTINKHIS is encoded by the exons atggcCACAATCCACGTGAAAGATCAA tCTGAATTCAACTCCAAACTAGAAGAAGCCGGCGAAAAGTTAGTGGTGGTGGACTTTTTCGCAACATGGTGTGGTCCATGCAAATTAATTGCACCAAAATTAGAAGAATTAAGTGCTGAATTAgctgaaaaaattgttattattaaa GTCGATGTCGATGAATGCGAAGATTTAGCAGCAACGTACAATATATCCTCTATGcctacatttgtttttattaaaaacaagacCCAAGTGGATTCATTCAGTGGTGCAAACTatgataaattgaaattaacaataaacaaacatatttcataa
- the LOC123305223 gene encoding sialin isoform X2, which translates to MVLSIQSSILGSFYWAYIISQVIGGLATQKLGTKRVFGYAQLCTAFGSLLMPLAADTHYGAVIALRFLQGFASGLTWPAMYAVVGHWIPTAERSRFMSSFQGFSIGIGLTYPLCGFLIAHFGWRSVFYTTGSIGIAWCFIWYMLAFDSPETHPRISTSERQYIADNTVQTLASSRKQKVPWKKILTSMPAWSIGITTFGRIWVHYTFIIPGPSYMKSILGFHIQENGILSGAPFILSYLSSVVFCYMADQLVNRKWMSLKNVRKLFTALAQVVPGILCVLIGYLGCDVIPVLIVWFIAVTMITAAYAGAMANIVDISPNFAGPVLAFAQTIHMSASFLSPIAAGYWTSDGHTLTAWRGIFITAGVVAVATYLVYQIFGSAEVQPWNNPDASSANDAETASMMDTNDENKLKDEEKNNPTA; encoded by the exons ATGGTTCT TAGTATACAATCTTCAATACTTGGATCATTTTATTGGGCGTATATAATATCACAAGTGATTGGTGGATTAGCTACTCAAAAATTGGGAACTAAACGTGTTTTTGGATATGCTCAATTATGTACAGCGTTTGGAAGTTTGTTAATGCCATTAGCAGCGGATACACATTATGGTGCCGTAATTGCTTTACGATTTCTACAAGGATTTGCTTCT GGTTTAACTTGGCCAGCAATGTATGCTGTCGTAGGACATTGGATACCAACAGCAGAACGAAGCCGCTTCATGTCATCATTCCAAG gATTTAGCATTGGTATTGGCTTAACATACCCATTATGTGGATTTTTGATTGCACACTTTGGATGGCGATCAGTATTTTATACCACAGGCAGTATAGGAATAGCATGGTGTTTTATTTGGTACATGTTAGCTTTTGATAGCCCTGAAACTCATCCAAGAATTTCAACAAGTGAACGACAATATATTGCTGATAATACAGTTCAAACTTTAGCATCTAGCCGa aaacaaaaagtACCTTggaaaaaaatacttacatcAATGCCTGCTTGGTCAATTGGTATTACAACATTTGGTCGAATATGGGTccattatacatttattatacccGGTCCAAGTTACATGAAAAGTATCCTTGGATTTCATATACAGGAG AATGGAATACTATCAGGTGCTCCATTTATCTTATCCTATCTATCAAGCGTAGTATTTTGTTACATGGCTGATCAATTAGTGAATCGTAAATGGATGTCATTAAAGAATGTACGGAAATTATTTACAGCGCTCGCACAAGTAGTACCTGGAATCCTATGTGTCCTAATTGGTTATTTAGGTTGTGACGTAATCCCTGTTTTAATTGTATGGTTTATTGCTGTTACAATGATTACAGCCGCCTATGCAGGAGCAATGGCAAATATTGTAGATATCTCACCAAATTTTGCTG GACCAGTACTTGCATTCGCACAAACTATACATATGAGCGCTAGTTTTTTGTCACCTATTGCTGCAGGATATTGGACTAGCGATGGG cACACATTGACAGCATGGCGAGGTATTTTCATAACTGCAGGCGTGGTAGCAGTAGCAACGTATCTCGTATACCAAATATTTGGTTCTGCTGAAGTACAACCATGGAATAATCCAGATGCATCAAGTGCAAATGATGCAGAAACAGCAAGTATGATGGATACCAATGATGAAAATAAACTCAAAGACGAAGAGAAAAACAATCCTACGGCATAa
- the LOC123305222 gene encoding leucine-rich repeat protein soc-2 homolog, which translates to MSQMPSGGSGIQCYGASMPEAAENIAPLTFRGDKSERESSIKEKKLSTGSLGGSSDGVRPKMVTVKHPESNKPKPTVKKNKPIQADLDVSKEFIRCRDEGITRLDLSKSNITNLPASLRDLTHLSELYLYGNKLSSLPPEIGCLTNLKTLALSENSLTCLPDSLVNLKQIRVLDLRHNKLNDIPNVVYRLTSLTTLFLRFNRIRIVGDDIKNLTNLIMLSLRENKIRELPAGIGKLVNLITFDVSHNHLEHLPEEIGNCVNLSTLDLPHNELLDIPDTIGNLTSLTRLGLRYNRLTAIPVTLCNCKHMDEFNVEGNAISQLPEGLLASLVELTTITLSRNNFSSYPSGGPAQFTNVHTINLEHNQIDKIPYGIFSRAKKLTKLNMKENLLTALPLDIGTWTNMVELNLGTNQLLKVPEDIQCLQSLEVLILSNNLLKKIPASIGNLRKLRVLDLEENKLESLPNEIGFLRDLQRLIVQSNQLTALPRAIGHLTNLIYLSIGENNLTYLPEEIGTLENLESLYINDNPSLCNLPFELALCGNLQIMSIENCPLSQIPPEIVSGGPSLVIQYLKMQGPYRAM; encoded by the exons ATGAGTCAGATGCCATCAGGAGGTAGTGGGATTCAATGTTACGGCGCCAGTATGCCAGAGGCTGCCGAAAATATCGCGCCCTTAACATTTCGTGGGGATAAATCTGAACGGGAATCATCCATTAAGGAGAAAAAGTTATCGACTGGTTCTCTGGGTGGAAGTAGTGATGGTGTTCGCCCTAAAAtg gTAACAGTGAAACACCCGGAATCCAATAAACCGAAACCAACAGTGAAAAAGAACAAACCAATACAAGCTGATTTAGATGTAAGCAAAGAATTTATACGGTGTCGTGACGAAGGAATCACACGTTTAGATTTGAGTAAATCAAACATAACAAATTTACCAGCATCATTACGAGACTTAACCCACTTATccgaattgtatttatatggtaataaattatcatcattACCACCAGAAATTGGatgtttaacaaatttaaaaactttagcATTAAGTGAAAATTCGTTAACATGTTTACCGGATTCATTagtgaatttaaaacaaattcgaGTACTCGATTTACGgcataataaattaaacgacATACCAAACGTTGTTTATCGTTTAACATCGTTAACAACACTCTTTTTACGTTTTAATCGAATACGTATCGTTGgtgatgatataaaaaatttaacgaatttaataatgttaagtTTACGAGAGAATAAAATACGAGAACTACCCGCTGGTATTGgtaaattagtaaatttaattacatttgatGTATCCCATAATCATTTAGAGCATTTGCCTGAAGAAATTGGTAATTGCGTGAATTTATCCACGTTAGATTTACCCCATAATGAGTTACTTGATATTCCGGATACAATTGGAAATTTAACATCGTTAACGCGACTTGGATTACGCTACAATCGTTTAACTGCTATCCCTGTTACACTTTGTAATTGTAAACATATGGATGAATTTAATGTGGAAGGAAATGCAATATCACAACTTCCTGAAGGATTATTAGCAAGTCTTGTGGAATTGACAACAATTACACTAtccagaaataatttttcgtctTATCCATCTGGAGGACCCGCTCAGTTTACGAATGTACATACTATTAATTTAGAACATAATCAGATTGATAAAATCCCGTATGGAATATTTTCACGTGcgaaaaaattaaccaaattaaatatgaaagagAATTTATTAACTGCACTTCCCTTGGACATTGGAACTTGGACAAATATGGTTGAATTGAATTTGGGAACGAATCAACTATTAAAAGTTCCCGAAGATATTCAATGTTTACAAAGTTTAgaagtattaattttatcaaataatttactcaaaaaaataccTGCAAGTATTGGAAATTTACGTAAATTACGTGTTCTGGATTTGGAAGAGAATAAATTGGAATCGTTGCCAAATGAAATTGGATTTTTACGTGATTTACAACGTTTAATTGTGCAATCGAATCAGTTAACAGCGTTGCCACGTGCAATTGGTCATCtaacaaatttgatttatttaagtatcggtgaaaataatttaacatatttacCAGAGGAAATTGGTACGCTAGAGAATTTAGAATCATTATATATCAATGATAATCCATCATTATGCAATTTACCATTTGAGCTTGCGCTATGTggtaatttacaaataatgagTATTGAAAATTGTCCATTATCACAAATACCACCGGAAATAGTTAGTGGCGGGCCATCATTAGTTATACAGTATTTAAAAATGCAAGGACCTTATAGAGCAATGTGA